ATCATCTTAAGGGAGTAGTTATTGCCAAAGAGGTGATGGGCAGTGGGGCAGCCTGGTCTAAGTTAGAAGAGTTGGTCAAGTTTCTCAAGAAATAAGAAGTTATCGAGCCTGGATCGATAAAGTTTTGAAAACGTATCTCCAATAAATGAAACAGATGAAAACGATCGCCCAGCTTGGTTATGTTCGATCTCAAAAATGGGAACTATAAATCTAAGTTATTAGCTAAATAAAAAGCAGGTAATTACTCTCTGTCGGCTTTGAGATTAAGTTAAGTAATTATATGGCTATAAAAAATCGAAAAACTACCTTTGGGTCTAGTTTTAGTCGTTCCTTTTGTTTTGCAAATTTTTGCTGCGGTAGGATTGACGGGCTATTTATCGGTGCGTAACGGACAAAAAGCGGTTAAGGATCTGGCTACGCAACTGCGAGGGCAAGTTAGCGATCGCGTCGGTCAGCATTTAGACCGCTATTTAGCTTTACCCCATCAAATCAATCAAATCAACGGCCAGGCGATCGAACAGGGGTATTAATCGATGTTAGCAATTTACGTGGCTTTGGTCGCTATTTTTGGCAGCAAATGCACGTTTTTGAAGACTTCGGCTACATTAATTTTGGTAATTCTCAAGGTGACTTTGTCGGAATTAATCGCAATGATGATAATAGTCTACGCCTCGATTTTATCGAACAAGCTTATTTGGGAGAATACCACGGTTACGCCACAGACGATCGCGGTAATCCTACCCAACGAGTTATTGTCGATGAATTTGATTTTCGAGTCGATAGTTGGTATACAGATGCGGTCAAAGCTAGTCATCCTTTGTGGAGTGAAATCTATACTTGGGATGATGATGTGCGACTCGTTTCAGTCTAACTACATCTTGTAGGAACGCTGAGGGTATTATCTAGAACCTAGAAAATACAATAACTCTAAATTCATGTAGGTTTAATTCCTACCGACGAATGAGACGTTTGAATCCATATCCTATGTGCTGTTAGATAACATCATAGTGGTGCAGAGCTAGGATAAAAGCAGATAGCTAATAGCCGAATTTGGTAACTCTGCAAGGGAAGTTGTTTAAGTTCAACAAAGTCTAACTAATTTTACAATATCTTCGTCAAGTTAAAGTAGTGTAACGGCTTAATACACTACTGCCAAAAGGCAACAGAGGTACGTATTTCTTTTAGAGTTGGAAGAAATAAAAAGAATATTAAGATTCTTCTTCTTGATATTTTCTCATCATTATACCTCTGGGAGTATAGATTAGGGACTAAGAACAACGCGAAATGAAGTTAGGGAACGGGATAACCCCATATTTCTATCAAGACACCCTTGATAAACCAGATGTGAAGCGTATGAAATATGGGAGTAGGATGCTGTAAAAAGCCAATGCTTAACCTGAATTAACAGGTAACGCCCGACAGGGATGGATGTAATGTCTGAGATATGCTGACGTGCAGCCGTGAGTGTAGTAGGGAAATAAGTAGTTCTTAATGACTAATACAGCATCGAATCGATGATTGTGGTTTATAGAACAAAATATAAAGTACCGAAAAGCCAGAAGGAGCCGTGTGCGGTGAAAGTCGCAAGCACGGTTTTGAATGGGAGTGTCAGAGGGCGACCTCTGGCTCGACCCCTAACATACCGATAATATTTATTACAGCTTTAGGAGATACAGAAGATAAAGTTAAAGGCTTGTCTTTGGGAGCAGTTGATTATATTACTAAACCATTTACAATTACAGCTACTATGCAAAAAAATCATTTACCAAAACCAAAAATTAGCCAAAGCCAATCGACAATTGCAATATCTAGTTAATTTTGATGGCTTAACTCAAGTTGCCAATCGTCGTCATTTTGATCGATATTTAGAGCAAGAATGGAATAGGTTGCAAAGATCACAGCAACCACTATCTTTAATTTTGTGCGATATTGATTATTTTAAAAACTATAACGATTACTATGGTCATCAAGCAGGAGATGACTGTTTGCAAAAAGTAGCTCAAGCTTTAAAAAATGCAGTCAAGAGATCCGCAGATTTAGTTTGTCGTTATGGTGGAGAAGAATTGGTGATTATTTTACCCAATACCGATTTAACAGGAGCAGTTGAAATAACTCAACTAATTCAGTTGGCAATTAAAGAACTTAAACTGGTTCATGCTCATTCTCCTATTAGTAAAAATATTACGCTTAGTTTGGGTATTAGCTGCGAAATTCCCCATTCACAATCTTCAATTAAGTTCTTGATTAATGCTGCCGATACTGCTTTATATAGAGCTAAAAAACAGGGAGGCGATCGCTATCATCTGTTTAAAATAGATTGACTATCAAGTTAATAGCTAATAGTTAATAGCTAATAGTAAAGACCTAATTTTTAGGCTGCTGCAAAATGCCAGACGATTATCTAGTTCTCAAAACTTATCTGACGAGCGACTCCAGGGAGGTTTCTTATAATTCTAAGTTAAGCTTTACTTTGTTTCTATTACTTGAGTCAACCGCTCAATAGCACCTGTAAGCCTTTCTTGGGCTAAAATATTAGCTTCAGGCGCTTCTTCTTCAGCTAATGCTTCCTGACGGATGATCCGCTTTTTTGCTTTTTCAAATGCTTGCACCAAGACATAAATACAAAAAGCAATTACTAAAAAGTTAAGCACGGCTGCTAGAAACAAACCATACTGAATTCCCCCAGCCGATAATTCCGATAATCTGTTTACTCCTGCAGCTTTCATTGCGGGATTCAAAATGGCGGGCGTGATAATATCCCCCACCAAAGAATCAACAATTTTACTAAATGCTGCACCGATAATTACTGCAACAGCCAGGTCAACAACATTACCGCGCATAATAAAGTCGCGAAAGCCAGACAAAAATCCGCCTGCTGCTTGTGTTCCTCTTCTAACCATAATTTTTGACTCTACTAGTTTTAAAACTTTTATCAATTCATGGATTAAAAGATTATAAATGTTTTTATCGACACAACAGATTTAGATTAAATAAAAAATTTGTTTTTAATTTGAAAATTATTTATTTTGATTGAGAATTTAAAGCTTCTAATTGTTGCGAACATAGATATAAAGCACGAGGAACATGAAAACAGCCTTTCCATTTACCACCTTTGAGATTTAGCAATACTTCTCCTCTTCGATCTAAGTAGCCAAACCATTCACCATAACTAGAATCGGTGAAGTGATTCCAGGTATATTGATGAACTTTTTGAAACCACTCAAGACACTCTTGTCGTCCAGTTAAATTAAATCCCATTAATAACGCAACTAAAGTTTCTAAATGCACCCACCATAGCTTTTGATTCCACTCAAGCTGATGGGTAGGATGTCCTTGAACATCCATAAAGTAATATATGCCCTGGTATTCTTTATCCCAAGCAAAGTCAAGAATATTTAGCACCACATCAACTGCTTGATTAATTAAATTGAAATTATCGCGACGGCTGGCTATATCCATGACAAACCACATCGCCTCGATACCATGGCCAGGATTAATTAACCTACCATCAAAGCAATCTAGATGTTTGCCATCAGCTGTCACGTTTTCATATATTAATCCCGTATCTGAATCGCAAAATCCCATTACCTCTTGCACTGTTTGGTCTAAAACCGTTTCTAGCTGACTGCTTTGCAGCAACCAATCCATTTCCAAGGAGAGGTTGGCAAGAATCATGGGTACGGCTAAACTTTTGAGCGATCGCGTTCCAGGATAAGCCTTGTTATACTTACCTTTAGGATTATTTTGACGACGCAATACATTGCTATATGCTTGCAAGGCGATTTCTTTCGCCTCCTCTTCTCCAGAAGCCAAGGCATATTGACTAAAAGCCATCGCTGCAAAACAGTCGGAAAAAATATTATAAGGTTGGACTAAAGGTTGTCCAACCCGATCTAAAGCAAAATACCAGTTGCCCTTATCGTCTCGACCATGTTTAGCGAGAAACTCTACCCCATTACGAGCAATATCGAGCCATGCTGATTTTTGGCTTAAACGATTGTACAACATAGAATATGTCCAGATCTGACGGTTTTGTAGCCAGATAAACTTATCTGTGTCGTAGACATTTCCTTCTCTGTCCAAGCAGGTAAAATATCCCCCACATTCCCAATCTACAGAATGCTGTGACCAAAAGGGTAAGACATTATTGAGTAAAGTAGTTTTGTATAATTTGGCTAAACTCTCAAACTGGTTCATAAAATCTTCAAATAAGTTATTTGTTTTTAGGGGCAATAGATAAAGTAATTGAAAAACATCGCCCCTAAAGGAAGTCAGTTGCGATCGCTATTTGTAAAGTTTTAACTGCTTGT
The Coleofasciculaceae cyanobacterium DNA segment above includes these coding regions:
- a CDS encoding response regulator — its product is MCGESRKHGFEWECQRATSGSTPNIPIIFITALGDTEDKVKGLSLGAVDYITKPFTITATMQKNHLPKPKISQSQSTIAISS
- a CDS encoding diguanylate cyclase, which gives rise to MIILLNHLQLQLLCKKIIYQNQKLAKANRQLQYLVNFDGLTQVANRRHFDRYLEQEWNRLQRSQQPLSLILCDIDYFKNYNDYYGHQAGDDCLQKVAQALKNAVKRSADLVCRYGGEELVIILPNTDLTGAVEITQLIQLAIKELKLVHAHSPISKNITLSLGISCEIPHSQSSIKFLINAADTALYRAKKQGGDRYHLFKID
- the mscL gene encoding large conductance mechanosensitive channel protein MscL — translated: MVRRGTQAAGGFLSGFRDFIMRGNVVDLAVAVIIGAAFSKIVDSLVGDIITPAILNPAMKAAGVNRLSELSAGGIQYGLFLAAVLNFLVIAFCIYVLVQAFEKAKKRIIRQEALAEEEAPEANILAQERLTGAIERLTQVIETK
- a CDS encoding AGE family epimerase/isomerase, with protein sequence MNQFESLAKLYKTTLLNNVLPFWSQHSVDWECGGYFTCLDREGNVYDTDKFIWLQNRQIWTYSMLYNRLSQKSAWLDIARNGVEFLAKHGRDDKGNWYFALDRVGQPLVQPYNIFSDCFAAMAFSQYALASGEEEAKEIALQAYSNVLRRQNNPKGKYNKAYPGTRSLKSLAVPMILANLSLEMDWLLQSSQLETVLDQTVQEVMGFCDSDTGLIYENVTADGKHLDCFDGRLINPGHGIEAMWFVMDIASRRDNFNLINQAVDVVLNILDFAWDKEYQGIYYFMDVQGHPTHQLEWNQKLWWVHLETLVALLMGFNLTGRQECLEWFQKVHQYTWNHFTDSSYGEWFGYLDRRGEVLLNLKGGKWKGCFHVPRALYLCSQQLEALNSQSK